The following coding sequences are from one Clarias gariepinus isolate MV-2021 ecotype Netherlands chromosome 19, CGAR_prim_01v2, whole genome shotgun sequence window:
- the diablob gene encoding diablo, IAP-binding mitochondrial protein b, with protein MALYGRKVLSVGRCALSLLRPAMTTRQILTRVPSLVRRNWISLGISGGLCAVPFVQDKVSHEALIRRASSLVTDSANTFLSQTTLALVDSITQYTKTVHTLISLHKRYVASINKLSPADEDTVWQVIVRQREKLIKCREDCKQFEQNWMTAVNLSKLAVEVAFNSGADAASATAQTNLQIAETHVEQARRRFLEAEQELNDSKAEDSPRLQSTSPAVAGNEEEIPDAYLRED; from the exons CTGTGCACTTAGCTTGCTGAGGCCTGCCATGACAACGCGTCAGATTCTCACCAGGGTGCCGTCATTAGTCAGGAGGAACTGGATTTCACTCGGGATCTCTGGTGGCCTGTGTGCTGTTCCCTTTGTACAG GACAAGGTGTCCCATGAAGCCTTGATCCGTAGAGCCTCATCTCTGGTGACGGACAGTGCTAATACTTTTCTATCTCAAACCACACTGGCACTAGTGGACTCCATCACTCAATATACAAAG acAGTCCACACACTTATATCTCTACACAAGCGCTATGTGGCAAGCATCAACAAACTGAGTCCTGCAGATGAGGACACGGTGTGGCAGGTGATAGTTCGCCAGCGTGAGAAG CTCATCAAATGTAGAGAAGACTGCAAACAGTTTGAACAAAACTGGATGACTGCAGTTAATCTGTCCAAGCTAGCAGTTGAAGTGGCTTTTAACTCTG GAGCAGATGCGGCGTCAGCCACGGCACAGACTAACCTGCAGATAGCAGAAACTCATGTGGAGCAGGCTCGACGGCGATTCCTTGAGGCAGAACAAGAACTAAATGACAGCAAAGCGGAAGACAGCCCGAGGCTACAGAGCACTTCACCTGCAGTGGCAGGGAACGAGGAAGAAATTCCAGATGCTTATCTGAGAGAAGACTAG